One Halobaculum sp. CBA1158 DNA segment encodes these proteins:
- a CDS encoding cupin domain-containing protein translates to MSYTRVNYRDVEPTAGAMHFLRDPLECEHVGVTVVDCEPGWTGKEHDHAERDHEEVYLLIDGEATVTVDDEAVDMEAGDAIRIPPESSRQIRNGDAESTFVLAGAP, encoded by the coding sequence GTGTCGTACACCCGAGTCAACTACCGAGACGTGGAACCGACCGCGGGCGCGATGCACTTCCTGCGCGACCCGCTGGAGTGTGAGCACGTCGGCGTCACCGTCGTCGACTGCGAGCCGGGGTGGACCGGCAAGGAGCACGATCACGCCGAGCGCGACCACGAGGAGGTGTACCTCCTGATCGACGGGGAAGCGACCGTGACCGTCGACGACGAGGCGGTCGACATGGAGGCCGGCGACGCGATTCGCATCCCCCCGGAGTCGAGCCGGCAGATCCGCAACGGCGACGCCGAGAGCACGTTCGTGCTCGCCGGGGCCCCGTAG
- a CDS encoding signal recognition particle protein Srp54 — protein sequence MVLDDLGSSLRGTMDSLRGKSRIDEDDVQEVVKQIQRSLLAADVDVDLVMELSDSIETRALEEEPPGGTTARDHVLKIVYEEMVDLIGESTEIPLEEQTIMLAGLQGSGKTTTAAKMAWWFSKKGLRPAVIQTDTFRPGAYEQAEQMAENAEVEFYGDPDADDPVEIAREGLEATEDADVRIVDTAGRHALEDDLIDEIERIDDVVEPDRSLLVLDAAIGQGAKDQARQFEESIGIDGVAITKLDGTAKGGGALTAVNETGSSIAFLGSGETVQDIERFEPNGFISRLLGMGDLKQLSERVERAMSETGEEDDWDPEDMMEGEFTLTDMRNQMKAMDKMGPLDQVMDMIPGLGGGMMDQLPDDAMDVTQERMRSFEIAMDSMTEAEMEDPSIIRSDRLERISRGSGVPEERIEELLEQYNMMKRTMDQFGNMGDGDMQRMMKKLQQQGGGGGGMGGMGGGGMGPFG from the coding sequence ATGGTACTCGACGACCTGGGAAGCTCTCTCCGGGGCACGATGGACTCGCTCCGCGGGAAGTCCCGCATCGACGAGGACGACGTGCAGGAAGTCGTCAAGCAGATCCAGCGCTCGCTGCTGGCGGCGGACGTGGACGTGGATCTCGTGATGGAGCTGTCCGACAGCATCGAGACCCGCGCGCTCGAGGAGGAGCCCCCCGGCGGCACCACCGCCCGCGACCACGTCCTCAAGATCGTCTACGAGGAGATGGTCGACCTCATCGGCGAGTCGACCGAGATCCCGCTGGAGGAGCAGACGATCATGCTCGCCGGGCTCCAGGGGTCGGGGAAGACGACGACGGCCGCCAAGATGGCGTGGTGGTTCTCGAAGAAGGGGCTTCGTCCGGCGGTCATCCAGACCGACACGTTCCGGCCCGGCGCGTACGAGCAGGCCGAGCAGATGGCCGAGAACGCCGAGGTGGAGTTCTACGGCGACCCCGACGCCGACGACCCCGTCGAGATCGCACGCGAGGGGCTCGAGGCCACCGAGGACGCCGACGTGCGCATCGTCGACACCGCCGGCCGCCACGCGCTGGAGGACGACCTCATCGACGAGATCGAACGGATCGACGACGTGGTCGAACCCGACCGCTCGCTGCTCGTGCTCGACGCCGCGATCGGGCAGGGAGCCAAGGATCAGGCCCGCCAGTTCGAGGAGTCGATCGGCATCGACGGCGTCGCCATCACCAAGCTCGACGGGACCGCGAAGGGCGGCGGCGCGCTGACCGCGGTCAACGAGACCGGCTCGTCGATCGCGTTCCTCGGCAGCGGCGAGACGGTCCAGGACATCGAGCGCTTCGAGCCCAACGGCTTCATCTCGCGGCTGCTCGGGATGGGCGACCTCAAGCAGCTCTCCGAGCGCGTCGAGCGCGCGATGAGCGAGACCGGCGAGGAGGACGACTGGGACCCCGAGGACATGATGGAGGGGGAGTTCACCCTCACGGACATGCGAAACCAGATGAAGGCGATGGACAAGATGGGCCCCCTCGACCAGGTCATGGACATGATCCCCGGACTCGGCGGCGGGATGATGGACCAACTTCCCGACGACGCGATGGACGTGACCCAAGAGCGCATGCGCAGCTTCGAGATCGCGATGGACTCCATGACCGAGGCCGAGATGGAGGACCCGTCGATCATCAGAAGCGACCGCCTCGAACGGATCTCCCGCGGGTCGGGCGTCCCCGAGGAGCGCATCGAGGAACTGCTCGAGCAGTACAACATGATGAAGCGGACGATGGACCAGTTCGGAAACATGGGCGACGGCGACATGCAGCGCATGATGAAGAAGCTGCAACAGCAGGGCGGCGGTGGCGGCGGAATGGGCGGAATGGGCGGTGGCGGCATGGGTCCGTTCGGGTAG
- a CDS encoding LysE family transporter, with amino-acid sequence MLAVDPATLAAYVAAAGALILVPGQDTLVVLTHGLASRRAGVAAAVGVAVGVLAHATAAALGLAAVYRAVPAAATTVTLAGAAYLLWLAVETARGDGIGSTATDAGAGPDAGDDASRAAGLHTGSAAARAGFRRGLVTNVANPKVALFFLAFLPGFVGGGETAAMIALGGVYSLLTVAYLGAVGALAGRIGAVATGQTARAIRLGSATVLVALAAALVVRVA; translated from the coding sequence GTGCTCGCCGTCGACCCCGCCACCCTCGCCGCCTACGTCGCCGCCGCGGGCGCGCTGATCCTCGTCCCCGGTCAGGACACCCTCGTCGTCCTCACCCACGGCCTCGCCTCTCGGAGGGCGGGCGTCGCCGCGGCGGTCGGCGTCGCCGTCGGCGTCCTCGCGCACGCGACGGCCGCGGCGCTGGGGCTGGCTGCCGTCTACCGCGCGGTCCCGGCGGCCGCGACGACCGTGACGCTCGCGGGCGCTGCGTACCTCCTCTGGCTCGCCGTCGAGACCGCTCGCGGGGACGGGATCGGGTCGACCGCGACCGATGCCGGGGCGGGCCCCGACGCCGGCGACGACGCCTCGCGAGCCGCCGGTCTCCACACCGGCAGCGCGGCCGCCCGCGCCGGCTTCCGTCGCGGGCTGGTCACCAACGTCGCGAACCCGAAGGTGGCGCTCTTTTTCCTCGCGTTCCTCCCGGGGTTCGTCGGGGGCGGCGAGACGGCTGCGATGATCGCCCTCGGGGGCGTGTACTCCCTGCTCACCGTCGCGTACCTCGGCGCGGTCGGCGCGCTCGCCGGCCGGATCGGTGCCGTGGCGACCGGACAGACCGCGCGAGCGATCCGGCTCGGCTCGGCGACGGTGCTGGTCGCGCTGGCGGCGGCGCTGGTCGTCCGGGTCGCGTGA